A genomic window from Spiroplasma helicoides includes:
- a CDS encoding ABC transporter ATP-binding protein yields the protein MIEIINVSKRYGKKVILDNINFTVQDGEAVGILGSNGAGKTTLMEIIVGQIKASSGKVLLNGQEDAYKKFGIQFQEGFWPKGMTSRLLIKYFKKKWSKQFDERTNELIEIFEIKSILDKDLNELSGGQKQRLNTLLAILNNPNYIFLDEMITGLDLKMQLRLASFFSDLKKEKKTLIVISHIPEEVEHLCDRVIIIDDGKIFLDMKIDEVLKKYKTVRELLIKYYEGDLYEK from the coding sequence TTGATTGAAATTATAAATGTAAGTAAAAGGTATGGTAAAAAAGTTATATTAGATAATATAAATTTTACTGTTCAAGACGGTGAGGCTGTAGGAATACTTGGATCAAATGGTGCAGGAAAAACTACACTTATGGAAATAATCGTTGGTCAAATTAAAGCAAGTTCTGGTAAAGTTTTATTAAATGGACAAGAAGACGCTTATAAGAAGTTTGGTATTCAATTTCAAGAAGGTTTTTGACCCAAGGGAATGACATCAAGATTATTAATTAAGTATTTTAAAAAGAAATGAAGCAAGCAATTTGACGAAAGAACTAATGAGTTAATTGAAATATTTGAAATCAAATCGATTTTAGATAAAGATTTAAACGAATTAAGTGGTGGTCAAAAACAAAGATTAAATACTTTGTTAGCTATTTTAAATAATCCTAATTATATCTTTTTAGATGAAATGATCACAGGATTAGATTTAAAAATGCAATTAAGACTTGCCTCTTTTTTTAGTGACTTAAAAAAAGAAAAAAAGACATTAATTGTAATATCTCATATACCAGAAGAAGTTGAGCATCTTTGTGATCGTGTTATCATAATTGATGATGGAAAAATATTTCTAGATATGAAAATAGATGAGGTTCTTAAAAAGTATAAAACTGTTAGAGAATTGTTAATCAAATATTATGAAGGGGATTTATATGAAAAGTAA
- a CDS encoding ComEC/Rec2 family competence protein, whose amino-acid sequence MNLIKISTEKLYQNLYIKINWLAFTLISIILVILTKKSLSIVTDIFLLAFITIIYGFYIKKVYKYFVVFASFCIYFYLFYKFNWDIFSESDIFYVSELKKNYAILTRGFNQYLLTKIPEKIRVGEFVKAIGELEKLNDNGNFWDFNFNKWLIDKNIIYELRNFDIKEVLFKDIRFYFYNLESSSNRLALIMIFHNKQESNLYNNLNQLSIGYMLNISGLYLIPIGYFSQRYIFKNKSWYKKWKFILYIFLFMYLYMCNFSPIIFKVFLLMVINWVEQNFRIKINKISKISLVWLIILFWNPMYIFNMGFIYTSAAILLIKHHNDKKKSTMIILNIILINAIFIPIDAYFNYKVYWITELQQLILLPLLFIGFILVSFFYIPFLNPIANFVHDSLEKLSTFFVKYNVTTLIGNVSIVWLILYFICLFLLTKFVILNKKIKRLIYFLLATSITISFITNPIKNSISTIEMINVGNGNSFILNYKSNIFLLDAGVGPMNNKNTTPNYLKYRGINEINTIFISHYHTDHYNMVDQIVKENNVKHVFDNKSNIKEINFKDIFIYAFTENFNDDENDNSQVILIKMYDQTFLFMGDSSKKREERLLQETKFIKLIDKGIDYYQVGHHGSKTATSDKFIKTIKPKNCFISGEKRGRRQFPTHEALSVLEKYNCNIYTTGGLNSYKYYINSKEVEVIKKELF is encoded by the coding sequence ATGAATTTAATAAAGATTTCTACAGAGAAGCTATACCAAAACTTATATATTAAAATAAATTGGTTAGCATTCACTCTTATTTCAATCATTTTGGTTATTTTAACTAAAAAGAGCTTAAGTATTGTAACTGATATATTTTTACTTGCTTTTATTACTATAATTTATGGTTTTTATATTAAAAAAGTTTACAAATATTTTGTTGTATTTGCAAGTTTTTGTATTTACTTCTATCTTTTCTACAAGTTTAATTGAGATATTTTTAGTGAGAGTGATATTTTTTATGTAAGTGAACTTAAAAAAAATTATGCTATTTTAACAAGAGGCTTTAATCAGTATTTACTAACAAAAATTCCTGAAAAAATTAGAGTAGGGGAGTTTGTAAAAGCGATAGGGGAGTTAGAAAAACTCAATGATAATGGTAACTTTTGAGATTTTAATTTTAATAAATGACTAATCGATAAAAATATAATTTATGAGTTGAGAAATTTTGATATTAAAGAAGTTTTGTTTAAAGATATTCGATTTTATTTTTATAATTTAGAATCTAGTTCTAATAGATTAGCTTTAATAATGATTTTTCATAATAAACAAGAAAGTAACTTATATAATAATTTAAATCAGTTAAGCATTGGATATATGTTAAATATATCAGGTCTATATTTAATACCGATTGGTTATTTTAGTCAAAGATATATATTTAAAAATAAAAGTTGATACAAAAAATGAAAATTTATTCTATATATATTTTTATTTATGTACTTATATATGTGTAATTTTTCTCCAATTATATTTAAAGTTTTTTTATTAATGGTAATAAATTGAGTAGAACAAAATTTTAGAATTAAGATAAATAAAATTTCTAAAATATCATTAGTATGATTGATAATTCTTTTTTGAAATCCTATGTATATTTTTAATATGGGCTTTATTTACACTTCAGCAGCAATTCTGCTAATAAAGCATCATAACGATAAAAAAAAGTCTACTATGATAATACTAAACATTATCTTGATAAATGCTATTTTTATACCTATTGATGCATACTTCAATTATAAGGTTTATTGAATAACTGAGTTGCAACAGTTGATCTTACTACCTTTGTTATTCATAGGTTTTATTTTAGTATCATTTTTCTATATTCCTTTTTTAAATCCAATAGCAAATTTTGTTCATGACAGTTTAGAAAAATTATCTACTTTTTTTGTTAAATATAATGTAACAACCTTAATAGGAAATGTTAGCATAGTTTGATTGATTTTATATTTTATTTGTTTATTTTTATTAACAAAGTTTGTTATTTTAAACAAGAAAATAAAAAGACTTATTTATTTTCTTTTAGCAACTTCTATAACAATATCTTTTATCACAAATCCAATAAAAAACTCTATTAGTACGATTGAGATGATAAATGTTGGTAATGGAAATTCATTTATTCTAAACTATAAGTCTAATATTTTTTTGCTAGATGCAGGTGTTGGACCTATGAATAACAAAAATACTACACCAAATTACTTAAAATATAGAGGCATAAATGAAATTAACACTATTTTTATAAGCCATTATCATACAGACCATTATAATATGGTAGATCAAATAGTTAAAGAAAATAATGTGAAACATGTTTTTGATAATAAATCAAATATAAAAGAAATTAATTTTAAAGATATTTTTATATATGCATTTACTGAAAATTTTAATGATGACGAAAATGATAATTCTCAAGTAATTTTAATAAAAATGTACGATCAAACATTTTTATTTATGGGTGATAGCTCTAAAAAAAGAGAAGAGCGTTTGTTACAAGAAACTAAATTTATAAAATTAATTGATAAAGGTATCGATTATTATCAAGTCGGTCATCATGGAAGTAAAACTGCTACAAGTGATAAATTTATCAAAACAATAAAGCCAAAAAATTGTTTTATTTCAGGTGAAAAAAGGGGAAGAAGACAATTTCCAACACATGAAGCTTTATCGGTTTTAGAAAAGTATAATTGCAATATATATACAACTGGTGGTTTAAACTCTTACAAATATTACATAAATTCTAAAGAAGTTGAAGTGATAAAAAAAGAGCTTTTTTAA
- the rpsT gene encoding 30S ribosomal protein S20: protein MANIKSQEKRILTNEKSRLANKSFRSKVKTAIKKAALAKSEGTPEKEQLINSAVSLIDKSVTKGVWKQNKAAREKSRLMK from the coding sequence ATGGCAAATATTAAATCACAAGAAAAGCGTATTTTAACTAACGAAAAGTCAAGATTAGCTAATAAATCTTTTAGAAGTAAAGTTAAAACTGCTATTAAAAAAGCAGCGCTAGCTAAAAGTGAAGGAACACCAGAAAAAGAACAATTAATCAATAGCGCAGTTAGCTTAATTGATAAATCTGTTACAAAAGGTGTTTGAAAACAAAACAAAGCAGCTAGAGAAAAATCAAGATTAATGAAATAA
- the holA gene encoding DNA polymerase III subunit delta, with translation MILIYSLDNYLIKKQLDKLIDKINVNNDHEVFHYSLIEDSINNIYEQINTYSLFANKKIVIINDCYFLNESKISLHKDFDSKIIENIMNFNNNNVEIIFTLNSDKLSKKLNISKKMVEKAKTLYLEIPSYDQKKSIMINKLTKNAISYEEEAIEEFFNCISDDMQVFSTELNKIINLQKHVNVELVKNITNRDFHYDIYKIVNSFINLDLKAFLKGWSAYIETNGNIYSFLALLSNQFSVLRNSLLLKKKNFKNNEIADFLKQNPYRIQKLLIENRLNINQINDRIKLLYKLENNIKRGKIDSKILPELELIKCFLEG, from the coding sequence ATGATTTTAATATATTCATTAGATAATTATTTAATAAAAAAACAGTTAGATAAGCTAATTGACAAGATAAACGTTAATAATGATCACGAAGTTTTTCATTACTCTTTAATTGAAGATTCAATTAACAATATTTATGAGCAAATAAATACTTATTCGTTGTTTGCAAACAAAAAAATTGTAATAATAAACGATTGCTATTTTTTGAATGAGTCTAAGATATCTTTACATAAAGATTTTGACTCTAAAATAATCGAAAATATTATGAATTTCAATAATAATAATGTAGAAATAATATTCACTTTAAATAGTGATAAGTTATCAAAAAAACTAAATATTTCAAAAAAAATGGTTGAAAAGGCTAAAACACTATATTTAGAAATACCTTCATATGATCAAAAAAAATCAATAATGATTAATAAACTAACTAAAAATGCTATCAGTTATGAGGAAGAAGCAATTGAGGAGTTTTTCAATTGTATATCTGATGATATGCAAGTTTTTTCAACTGAATTAAATAAGATTATAAATCTTCAAAAACATGTAAATGTTGAGTTGGTAAAAAACATAACTAATAGAGATTTTCATTATGATATATACAAGATAGTTAACTCATTTATAAATCTCGATTTAAAAGCTTTTTTAAAAGGATGAAGTGCTTACATAGAAACTAATGGTAATATATATAGTTTTTTAGCATTATTATCAAATCAATTTAGCGTTTTGAGAAACTCATTGCTATTAAAAAAGAAAAATTTTAAAAATAATGAAATAGCAGACTTTTTAAAACAAAATCCTTACAGGATTCAAAAATTACTAATAGAAAATAGACTAAATATAAATCAAATTAATGATAGAATTAAGTTGTTATATAAATTAGAAAATAATATAAAAAGGGGTAAAATAGATAGTAAAATATTACCAGAATTAGAGTTAATAAAGTGTTTTTTAGAAGGGTAA
- a CDS encoding DUF3737 family protein: protein MQLIKNLSFNEERDLFKKSNLIIENCIFYNGESPLKESSNIKIHECVFSWKYPIWYSNNISVENTVFHESARSGIWYTNNISIKNSVISAPKTFRRSSTILLSNVQMFNAYESIWNSKHIKIENSQIKGDYFCMNSNEIDIMDTSLSGNYAFDGAKNINIKNCKIESKDAFWNCENVHAENCIITGEYIGWNSKNVTFKNCIIESEQGFCYMEDLFLIDCKIIKTDLAFEYSRVKGNILTDVESIKNPYLANLSINGKTNLILNDNQIEKENVNITYLNGEKNV from the coding sequence ATGCAGTTAATTAAAAATTTAAGTTTTAATGAAGAAAGAGATTTATTTAAAAAATCGAACTTAATAATAGAAAATTGTATTTTTTATAACGGGGAATCACCACTTAAAGAATCTTCGAATATAAAAATTCATGAGTGTGTTTTTAGTTGAAAATATCCAATATGATATTCCAATAACATATCTGTGGAAAATACTGTTTTTCATGAAAGTGCTAGGTCTGGTATTTGATACACTAATAATATAAGTATTAAAAATAGTGTGATAAGTGCCCCAAAAACATTTAGAAGATCTTCAACGATATTATTAAGTAATGTTCAAATGTTTAACGCATATGAATCAATTTGAAATTCTAAACATATAAAAATAGAAAATAGTCAAATCAAAGGTGATTACTTTTGTATGAATTCAAATGAAATTGATATAATGGATACATCTTTAAGTGGAAATTATGCATTTGATGGTGCTAAGAATATAAATATAAAAAATTGCAAAATAGAGTCTAAGGATGCATTTTGAAATTGTGAAAATGTTCATGCTGAAAATTGTATAATTACAGGGGAATATATTGGATGAAATTCAAAAAATGTAACGTTTAAAAATTGTATAATAGAGAGTGAACAAGGTTTTTGCTATATGGAAGATTTATTTTTAATTGATTGCAAAATAATAAAAACTGATTTAGCTTTTGAGTACTCTAGAGTAAAAGGTAATATTTTAACTGATGTTGAAAGTATAAAAAACCCATACTTAGCTAATCTTTCTATAAATGGAAAAACAAATTTAATACTAAATGATAATCAAATAGAGAAAGAAAATGTGAATATTACTTATTTAAATGGAGAAAAAAATGTTTAA
- a CDS encoding MalY/PatB family protein, which produces MFKNKIKREKINSWKWKIDKNEIPMTVAVMDFKTAPLIKKAMKRRISLDNYGYSYVPDSFYESVQKWWSKRHQWNFEKKEILFCAGVIPTLSSTIRKLVKDGENIVVLTPVYYIFFNSIINNNKVPLPSDLVYKEGKYEIDFEDLEKKLANNKTTMLIMCNPHNPIGKVWDKETLKKVGDLCLKYNVLIISDEIHCDLTYSIKYTPMASISDEIANITITCVSMSKAFNLAGIQSSAIIIKNEEIRKKVDRAINTDEVAYPNIIATQAFEAATASEKWLNNTLKALERNKNYLIKEISENAPYIKVVDCDSTYLMWLDCSKICNDTSELCDFIRKYSGLILTKGKEFKGNGEKFIRWNFACPKSMLNLALKRFFTSLDRITEVK; this is translated from the coding sequence ATGTTTAAAAATAAAATAAAAAGAGAAAAAATAAACTCTTGAAAATGAAAAATAGATAAAAATGAAATTCCAATGACTGTTGCTGTTATGGATTTTAAAACAGCACCTTTAATAAAAAAAGCGATGAAAAGAAGAATTAGTTTGGATAATTATGGATATTCTTATGTACCCGACTCATTTTATGAATCAGTTCAAAAATGATGAAGCAAAAGACATCAATGAAATTTTGAAAAAAAGGAAATTTTATTTTGTGCAGGTGTTATACCAACTTTATCTTCTACTATTAGAAAGTTAGTCAAAGATGGTGAAAATATTGTTGTTTTGACACCAGTATACTATATCTTTTTTAACTCAATAATCAACAACAATAAAGTTCCTCTACCAAGTGATTTGGTTTATAAAGAAGGTAAATATGAAATAGATTTTGAAGATTTAGAAAAAAAATTAGCAAATAATAAAACAACTATGCTTATAATGTGTAATCCACACAACCCTATAGGTAAGGTTTGAGATAAAGAAACTCTTAAAAAGGTTGGAGACTTATGTCTTAAATATAACGTTTTAATAATAAGTGATGAAATACATTGTGATCTAACATATAGTATAAAATATACACCTATGGCTTCAATTTCGGATGAAATAGCAAACATTACAATAACATGTGTATCTATGTCAAAGGCATTTAACTTAGCTGGTATTCAGTCATCAGCAATTATAATAAAAAATGAAGAAATTAGAAAAAAAGTTGATAGAGCAATAAATACAGATGAAGTAGCATATCCTAACATTATTGCAACGCAAGCATTTGAGGCTGCTACGGCATCTGAAAAATGATTGAATAATACCTTAAAAGCTCTTGAAAGAAATAAAAATTATCTTATTAAAGAAATTAGTGAAAATGCTCCTTATATTAAAGTGGTTGATTGTGATTCGACTTATTTGATGTGATTGGATTGTTCAAAAATATGCAATGATACATCTGAATTGTGTGATTTTATAAGAAAATATAGTGGCTTGATTTTAACAAAAGGTAAGGAATTTAAAGGAAATGGCGAAAAATTTATTAGGTGAAACTTTGCTTGTCCAAAAAGTATGCTGAATCTAGCTTTAAAAAGATTTTTTACCTCATTAGATAGAATAACGGAAGTTAAGTAG
- the coaE gene encoding dephospho-CoA kinase (Dephospho-CoA kinase (CoaE) performs the final step in coenzyme A biosynthesis.): protein MILFGVGGLIGSGKSTLSKYLKERYNAYLINADLISKKVIYEPKVIEFLNKYIPNFYINGIIDRKKVGDVIFNDYNLNEKFIKIIWPLITEEIKKIIEKVSNEYDYVIVEAAIISGIQLNYNKTIFIERDESKRVLNVHKRDKRNVEQIKKISDYQKRKLENKHFDYIIKNNGNLKDLYKKIDAIFIN, encoded by the coding sequence ATGATTTTATTTGGAGTTGGAGGACTAATAGGTAGTGGTAAATCTACTTTGTCAAAATATTTAAAAGAAAGGTATAATGCTTATTTGATTAATGCTGATTTAATAAGTAAAAAAGTTATTTATGAACCTAAAGTTATAGAATTTTTAAATAAATATATACCGAATTTTTACATAAATGGAATTATTGATCGAAAAAAAGTAGGGGATGTAATATTCAATGATTATAATTTAAATGAAAAGTTTATAAAAATAATATGACCGCTCATCACTGAAGAAATAAAAAAAATAATAGAAAAAGTTTCAAATGAGTATGATTATGTTATAGTTGAAGCAGCCATTATTAGCGGAATACAACTTAATTATAATAAAACAATATTTATAGAAAGAGATGAAAGTAAAAGAGTTTTAAATGTTCATAAAAGAGACAAAAGAAATGTTGAACAGATAAAAAAAATATCCGATTATCAAAAAAGAAAATTAGAAAATAAACATTTTGATTACATTATAAAGAATAATGGAAATTTGAAAGATTTATACAAAAAAATAGATGCTATTTTTATAAATTAG
- a CDS encoding SprT-like domain-containing protein, translating into MDKVMIDDLILELSLIHHQINKKLFNKELKKIKINISDNKRLKTKLKLGHFEANSGWEDNDMQIIIWTLALDGDPYNIISVLIHEMVHQWNFQHNIKDVENNGRHNKKFRDKALSIGLEIPKTIRGDKTNKHGRGFDRTNLSKILKDIIKKDLDFNWDILKFKHRNAIEYESKSYSQRYTYYCLCIFDNRNFSFSSSKKMKIKCLICNNEFKIK; encoded by the coding sequence ATGGATAAAGTTATGATAGATGATTTAATATTAGAGCTTAGTTTAATTCATCATCAAATAAATAAAAAGTTATTTAATAAGGAACTTAAAAAAATAAAGATTAATATTTCAGATAATAAAAGATTGAAAACAAAATTAAAATTAGGACACTTCGAAGCAAACTCAGGATGAGAAGATAATGATATGCAAATAATAATTTGAACTTTAGCACTAGATGGAGATCCATACAACATAATTTCAGTTTTGATTCATGAAATGGTTCATCAATGGAATTTTCAACATAATATAAAAGATGTTGAAAATAATGGAAGACATAATAAAAAATTTAGAGATAAAGCATTAAGTATAGGACTAGAAATACCCAAAACCATTAGAGGTGATAAAACAAATAAACATGGTAGGGGATTTGATAGAACTAATTTATCTAAAATTTTGAAAGATATAATTAAAAAAGATTTAGATTTTAATTGAGATATATTGAAATTTAAACATAGAAATGCAATAGAGTATGAGTCTAAAAGTTATAGCCAAAGATACACTTATTATTGTTTGTGTATATTCGATAATAGAAATTTTAGCTTTAGTAGTAGTAAGAAAATGAAAATAAAATGCCTGATTTGTAATAACGAATTTAAAATAAAGTAA
- a CDS encoding Y-family DNA polymerase, with protein sequence MKENKVIFLLDMDAFFAHCHMAKDSSLKDKVLVVATPNRRAIISTASYNARSYGIKSGMPLFKAKELCKDVYPVDSDFALYIGYSQKVFDIIYNNFSKKIEVASIDECYIDATNKWQKFGSVKKCAIFLKNLVFEKTGLTCSIGISSNKFLAKSCVDFNKPNGVSILLPSEIEKKLWHLPIKDMYMIGSSTEKILKNNNINLIGDLAKSSLEKILDLIGKRGLTLWNWANGRGNDVVEEEKNELKSIGNEFTLNYTTSDTEEIEEMIYELSCKVSDRSKKRFLKSKTITTIIRYERNTKQDFDPKIHRKTVSNQTSIDKWTDEVEIIYSLAKENFYRIWNGEPISLIGVRLSNIIDSINAKDQLTINQINLSESFLLNKKEKVLGNLKLKYGVKVIFTGDQLLKYNNKNRTQSKYLKNDDVHLSNKQITEKWSKKK encoded by the coding sequence ATGAAAGAAAATAAAGTTATATTTTTATTAGATATGGATGCTTTTTTTGCACATTGTCATATGGCTAAAGATTCATCTTTAAAAGATAAAGTTTTAGTAGTAGCTACACCAAACAGAAGAGCAATAATTTCTACTGCAAGTTACAATGCAAGATCTTATGGAATTAAATCAGGTATGCCATTATTTAAAGCCAAAGAATTATGCAAAGATGTTTACCCAGTTGATAGTGATTTTGCTTTATACATTGGTTACTCACAAAAAGTATTTGATATTATATATAATAATTTTTCAAAAAAAATAGAGGTTGCTTCAATAGACGAATGTTATATAGACGCAACAAACAAATGACAAAAATTTGGGTCCGTAAAAAAATGTGCAATTTTTTTAAAAAATTTAGTTTTTGAAAAAACAGGACTTACATGCTCGATAGGAATTAGTTCTAATAAATTTTTAGCTAAAAGTTGTGTAGACTTTAATAAACCAAATGGAGTTAGCATACTTTTACCATCTGAAATTGAAAAAAAGTTATGACACTTACCAATAAAAGATATGTATATGATAGGATCATCAACTGAAAAAATTTTAAAAAATAATAATATAAATTTAATAGGAGATCTTGCTAAATCTAGTTTAGAAAAAATATTAGATTTAATAGGTAAAAGAGGTTTAACTTTATGAAATTGAGCAAATGGTAGAGGTAATGATGTAGTAGAAGAAGAAAAAAATGAATTAAAGTCAATCGGAAACGAGTTTACTTTGAATTATACAACTTCTGATACAGAAGAAATAGAAGAAATGATATATGAATTGAGTTGTAAAGTTAGTGACAGATCAAAAAAAAGATTTTTAAAAAGTAAAACTATTACAACAATAATTAGATATGAAAGAAATACTAAGCAAGATTTTGATCCAAAAATACATAGAAAAACAGTATCTAATCAAACTTCTATCGATAAGTGAACAGATGAAGTAGAAATTATTTATTCATTAGCGAAAGAAAATTTTTATAGAATATGAAATGGTGAACCTATTTCTTTGATAGGGGTAAGATTATCAAATATTATAGATTCAATCAATGCTAAAGATCAATTAACAATCAATCAAATAAACTTAAGTGAAAGTTTTTTATTAAACAAAAAGGAAAAAGTGCTTGGAAATTTAAAATTAAAGTATGGAGTTAAAGTTATTTTTACAGGAGATCAGTTATTGAAATATAATAATAAAAATAGAACTCAAAGTAAATATTTAAAAAATGATGATGTTCACTTATCTAATAAGCAAATTACAGAAAAATGAAGCAAAAAAAAATAA
- a CDS encoding TlyA family RNA methyltransferase, with the protein MKIRLDQILLDMKIFENRNKARAYIIDGCILVNKEKIIKAGTMFDPTKIIIEVIKKENDYVSRAGKKLEKSLLFWNIDLKNKTCLDIGSSTGGFTDCCLKFNANFVYAVDVGTNQLDWKLRNNVKVKSMEKTNFRNVNKSYFDKKIDFFCCDVSFISVEKILEPLSKVVDFEIEGIILIKPQFESDKEDVKNGKINSKLGHKKSIERVIGFCNKNGFEVLDINYSPILGNKKKNIEYLCWIKKKKKVNNLFDISKTDLIIDECWNYFRDLENERK; encoded by the coding sequence ATGAAAATTAGATTAGATCAAATACTTTTAGATATGAAAATATTTGAGAATAGAAACAAAGCAAGAGCATATATAATAGATGGTTGCATTTTAGTAAATAAAGAAAAAATAATAAAAGCTGGTACAATGTTTGATCCAACAAAAATTATTATTGAAGTCATAAAAAAAGAAAATGATTATGTAAGTAGAGCCGGCAAAAAACTAGAGAAGTCTCTATTATTTTGAAATATAGATTTAAAAAACAAAACTTGTTTAGATATAGGTAGTTCAACAGGAGGTTTTACTGATTGTTGTTTAAAATTTAATGCTAATTTTGTTTATGCAGTAGATGTGGGGACTAATCAATTAGATTGAAAGTTAAGAAATAATGTTAAAGTTAAATCTATGGAAAAAACAAATTTTAGAAATGTTAATAAATCATATTTTGATAAAAAAATAGATTTTTTTTGTTGTGACGTTAGTTTTATATCTGTTGAAAAAATTTTAGAACCATTAAGTAAAGTTGTAGATTTTGAAATTGAAGGAATAATTTTAATAAAACCACAGTTTGAATCTGATAAAGAAGATGTAAAAAATGGTAAAATAAACTCAAAGTTAGGACATAAAAAAAGCATCGAAAGAGTTATAGGATTTTGCAATAAAAATGGTTTTGAAGTTTTAGATATAAACTATTCACCAATATTAGGGAATAAAAAGAAAAATATTGAGTATTTATGTTGAATCAAAAAAAAGAAAAAAGTAAATAATTTATTTGATATAAGTAAAACAGATTTAATTATTGATGAGTGTTGAAACTATTTTAGGGATTTAGAAAATGAAAGAAAATAA